In Sphingobacterium sp. R2, the genomic stretch GCCTGTGTGTTTAATTTTGTTCCGTTGATAGCAACAAGGACATCCCCCTCTCGAATATCAACTTCCTTTTTTGCAGCCGGGCCATTTGGGACAATATAGCTAGCCCTGTAGGGGTTAGTGGAATCATAAAGTACACCGATTTCATTCGTTACAAAACCAAACGGTTTACGTTCTTCCTGCCCCATTGAACTAAAACCCAAATGCGAAGAATTGAGTTCACCCAACATATCATTTAATAGGATACGCAAATCTGTCCGATCGTTTATCCCTGGAAGATACTGTTCATATCTCTTCTTAACAGCTACCCAATCTACCCCATGAAAGTGACTATCGTAGTAATTTTCCTCCAGATTGGCCCATGTTTCGTAAAACATTTGACTGAATTCCTTCTCAAGATCCCGATTGAATTTAAAACTCATTGTGACCGCATCAAGTTTATTCAGATCCAGGTTATATTTCTGAATTGTTCCTCGGCTCAATACGAAGTATTTACCAGCAGCCTCTACAAATTGGCCCATGCCTCCATCAGCGACCTTTTCGGTTTTGGATGGAGTAAACAACTCATATACGGTACGATATGCACTATATTTCCCTTCGTGATTGGATGAATAGAACAAATAAGATTTATCTCCCTTTTGTATCACCAAAGGATCAGATTGTGTTCCAAATGCTGGACTGACTTGCTCAATTCGGTCACGTAATCCTTCTAAATCCAATTGGACCAAAACGGCTTTCTTGACTTCGGCAGTTGGTGTTGGGGTTGACTTTACCTTGTCGGCACCAGTTTTCTTGTTATCCTTAGCAGCATTTTCCTTCTTAGTTGCACCAGTTTTATTTACTGTCGTATCTTTCTTTTCAGGTGTTATAAATAATTCATCAAACTTTGTGCTACGATAAGGTTGATCAAAGTTGGTCAATGCCATCCGAAAAATACTTGAGTTTTGCATACCGGTAGGGTAGGACGGTTTGGTTCTATTGCTCGCAAAATAAATGTATTTGCCATCAGGAGACCAATATGGTGCAGCCTCCGTAACACCTGTATTTGTCAAATTTGTCGTTTGCCCATTTCTCAGATTATGCACAAAGATATCTTGTTCAAAATTGCGTATAGCCGTGAACAAAAGATAATTCCCGTCCGGAGAAAATGAAGGTAAAGAATTTTGAAACGCCCAGATTTCATCCTTAACTACCGTCTGGCTTTTCAAACTTGTCAAATCCAGTATACGAACTTCATCACGCCCGCTCAAGTATACAGCTTTTGTTTTATCTGCATTAAATGTAATGTCACGATTGTTACGCAGATCTTTTGTCAATTGATTTACCTCACCTTTGCCGTCTGCTGTGCGTGAAAACCAATTTTGATACCCTAGATACGTTTGGTTATAGAGCAATGTTTTACTGTCTTTAAGCCATTTAACTTCCATAATACGCTCGCCCTGACTTGGCATCTGACGAACAAACTTTCCTTCGATATCCGACACAAACAATTCCCCACGGGATACGAACGCCAATTTTTTTCCGTCCGGAGCAACGTCGAAATTACTGATGTTACCTGAAATGTTAAACTCCTTCAGCTTTCCTAAGACCTGGTTGCGGTTAAGGGCGATGCTAGGCTGCATTGTTTTCTTTGCATTGACAACGTAAATATAAAGTTGGTACCCCTTTTCAAATGCGACTTTACTACCATCTGCCGCGACAAACGGGCGTTTGATCGATTCTGGGAAAGAGGTCAATTGAGTTTTTGTCCTTCCCGCTATTTGATAGAGGTTGTACTCACCATTGCTTTCGTCGGACACATAATATATATTTCCCTTCTGGTCTACTGTCGGCCAAAAATCTTTACCAATATAATCCGTATACTGGTGAAAAACTTTTGTTTTGGGATTATAAGCCTTAATATCTGGATTGAAAGCTCCTTTATAGCGTTTGCGGTTCACTGAACTATAACCTTCCCAGCTGTCATTGAACAATAATTCGCCTGATGGTGTGGGCACCACATTGCTGATATAATTAAAGATATGGAGAAACAATCTTGTTGCCGTTCCACCATTCAAGGCAACCTGAAAGGCACTCATTCTATTATAACGGGATGAGGTAAAATAAAGTGATTTACTATCCCAGCTCCAGCTGTCCACTTCATCCGAAGCATCATGATGAGTAAGCTGACGAATATCTCCACCCGCCAGCGGCATCACATAGATATCCATATTACCATTTTGATTGGCTGAGAATGCCAGCCATTTTCCATCCGGAGAAATGCGCGGATTGATCTCGTTTCCTTCCATTCCGGTCAGCCGAACAGCAACCCCACCTTGACTGCCCACTTTCCAAAGGTCGCCTTCATAGCTAAATACCAATTCTTTAC encodes the following:
- a CDS encoding S41 family peptidase, producing MIKKLFLSILLAYAGTASVVAQQPTFLSHPTLSPDGKELVFSYEGDLWKVGSQGGVAVRLTGMEGNEINPRISPDGKWLAFSANQNGNMDIYVMPLAGGDIRQLTHHDASDEVDSWSWDSKSLYFTSSRYNRMSAFQVALNGGTATRLFLHIFNYISNVVPTPSGELLFNDSWEGYSSVNRKRYKGAFNPDIKAYNPKTKVFHQYTDYIGKDFWPTVDQKGNIYYVSDESNGEYNLYQIAGRTKTQLTSFPESIKRPFVAADGSKVAFEKGYQLYIYVVNAKKTMQPSIALNRNQVLGKLKEFNISGNISNFDVAPDGKKLAFVSRGELFVSDIEGKFVRQMPSQGERIMEVKWLKDSKTLLYNQTYLGYQNWFSRTADGKGEVNQLTKDLRNNRDITFNADKTKAVYLSGRDEVRILDLTSLKSQTVVKDEIWAFQNSLPSFSPDGNYLLFTAIRNFEQDIFVHNLRNGQTTNLTNTGVTEAAPYWSPDGKYIYFASNRTKPSYPTGMQNSSIFRMALTNFDQPYRSTKFDELFITPEKKDTTVNKTGATKKENAAKDNKKTGADKVKSTPTPTAEVKKAVLVQLDLEGLRDRIEQVSPAFGTQSDPLVIQKGDKSYLFYSSNHEGKYSAYRTVYELFTPSKTEKVADGGMGQFVEAAGKYFVLSRGTIQKYNLDLNKLDAVTMSFKFNRDLEKEFSQMFYETWANLEENYYDSHFHGVDWVAVKKRYEQYLPGINDRTDLRILLNDMLGELNSSHLGFSSMGQEERKPFGFVTNEIGVLYDSTNPYRASYIVPNGPAAKKEVDIREGDVLVAINGTKLNTQADRDNYFTWPSLEEEIQLTLDRKGKEIKTNIRPVSSAAFKDLLYDQWIRDNRSRVDELSGSKIAYSHMKNMSDSELQRFLIDMAEQENNKQGIILDLRYNTGGNVHDEVLRFLSQRPYLKWQYRGGKRAPQSNFAPAAKPIVLLINEQSLSDAEMTAAGFKALKLGKIIGNETYRWIIFTSAKGLVDGSNYRLPSWGCYTLDGQDLEQTGVAPDILVKNTVQDRMENKDPQLERAIKEILGSIK